A single region of the Acuticoccus sediminis genome encodes:
- a CDS encoding amidohydrolase family protein, whose amino-acid sequence MTTLLLKNVRPMAGEIRDVTIVDGLFADGPAPEGAAEIDGGGAILIPGLVEAHTHLDKSLLGLPWYRNEVGARLIDKITNERENKERLGIEPARQSERQAIQSVAKGSTHIRSHVDVDTHHGLKGIEGVMATRDRLKDLVTIELVAFPQSGMMIRPGTAELMDQAMALGCEVVGGLDPCGIDRDPKGHLDTIFGLAERYGRPVDIHLHERDALGAFSMELIIERTEALGMQGHVTVSHAFCLGQTDRTVAAGLTEALARAGVHIVTTAPAAVPVPAVRELISAGVAVGAGSDGIRDTWGPFGNADMLERAMFIALKNNFRRDDEVEMALSVCTTGGAAVMELEGYGLGTGDKADAVLIEGETIAEAVANRAPRRLVLKGGRVVAENGVCVVEAP is encoded by the coding sequence ATGACGACCCTTCTTCTCAAGAACGTCCGCCCCATGGCCGGCGAGATCCGCGACGTGACGATCGTCGACGGCCTGTTCGCCGACGGCCCCGCGCCCGAGGGCGCGGCCGAGATCGACGGCGGCGGCGCGATCCTGATCCCCGGCCTCGTCGAGGCGCACACCCATCTCGACAAGTCGCTGCTGGGCCTCCCCTGGTACCGCAACGAGGTCGGCGCGCGGCTGATCGACAAGATCACCAACGAGCGGGAGAACAAGGAACGTCTCGGCATCGAGCCGGCGCGCCAGTCCGAGCGGCAGGCGATCCAGTCGGTCGCGAAGGGGTCGACGCACATCCGCAGCCACGTCGACGTCGACACGCACCACGGCCTGAAGGGCATCGAGGGCGTGATGGCGACGCGCGACAGGCTGAAGGACCTCGTGACGATCGAGCTGGTCGCCTTCCCGCAGTCGGGCATGATGATCCGCCCGGGCACGGCCGAGCTGATGGACCAGGCGATGGCGCTCGGCTGCGAGGTGGTCGGCGGCCTCGACCCGTGCGGCATCGACCGGGACCCGAAAGGCCACCTCGACACGATCTTCGGCCTCGCGGAGCGCTACGGGCGTCCGGTCGACATTCACCTCCACGAGCGGGACGCGCTCGGCGCCTTCTCGATGGAGCTGATCATCGAGCGGACCGAGGCGCTCGGGATGCAGGGCCACGTCACTGTGAGCCACGCCTTCTGCCTCGGCCAGACGGACCGGACGGTGGCCGCCGGGCTGACCGAGGCGCTGGCGCGCGCCGGCGTCCACATCGTCACCACCGCGCCGGCCGCCGTGCCCGTGCCGGCGGTACGCGAGCTGATCTCCGCCGGCGTCGCGGTCGGCGCCGGGTCGGACGGGATCCGCGACACATGGGGCCCGTTCGGCAACGCGGACATGCTCGAACGGGCCATGTTCATCGCGCTGAAGAACAACTTCCGCCGCGACGACGAGGTGGAGATGGCGCTTTCCGTCTGCACCACCGGAGGCGCGGCCGTGATGGAGCTGGAAGGCTACGGCCTCGGAACCGGCGACAAGGCCGACGCGGTGCTCATCGAGGGTGAGACGATTGCCGAGGCGGTGGCCAACCGCGCGCCGCGCCGGCTGGTGCTGAAGGGTGGTCGGGTCGTCGCCGAGAACGGCGTGTGCGTGGTCGAGGCGCCCTGA